The Orcinus orca chromosome 20, mOrcOrc1.1, whole genome shotgun sequence region GATCAGGTCCTATCTTTGGTAAGCCAGGCTCATCATAACACCAAtacaagtaataataatgatgatgacaaaATGGTGAACAGCAAGCCTTTCCTGAGCGCTTGCTAGGTGTTGAGCACCATTCCATGTACTTTATGTGTCACTGttcattttatcctcataaaaacctatggattcgctcattatgtattattattgccattttacaaacaaggagactgaggcacagaagggttAGGTATCTGCCGGAGGTCACAAAGACAGGAACCTGGAGCTGTTCTAGGACTGTGTTAGAGATTAGCCATGAGGTTTGGAGGAAGCAAGACTTTTCTCCCAGGAGAAGGGCTGAAAGCAGAAGAAATCACTCATGAGTCAATTGAATCCCTGAGAATTGGTGATAAGTCCTGCtgggtgacctttggcaagtcactgcacctctctgtgccttggttttctcctcTGCAGAGTGCCCTGCCAGAGTCGCCTCTCATTGCTGTGACACTGCATCCCTGAGATGAAGTGGAGAGTGGGGGTAGCAGTGGAGCGTGGCACCATGTCACTTGTGATAACTCAGCTCCTGGGCCCAGGTGGGAAAGGTGGGACAGGTAGACAGGGATAGGCTTACCTTGGAGGTTTCTGGAAAAATTCAATGTTCATGACAACGTTGCTTATCAATTCCTGGAAGGCTTCTCATTTGGCTTGTCCATCTGAGCTGCTGCGTAGGTATTCATCTATAATGGTGGCATCACCTCACTGGGCATATCCTGGGGCAAGAGGCCTGCTCAGGTCCCACAGCCACAGCAGACCCTCCCAAGAAGCTCCACACCCTCCTGCCTGGCCTGTCTCATGTCCCAGGGCTCATGTGCCAGGAGCTAGCCACTTGCTGCCCTTGGGGGTTCTAGATGGTGTCTGGGAGGGATAAGGTCAGATCTGGAGTAAAATGCTAGCTCTGCAATCACtgcttggctgtgtgacctcagacaggtTGCTGAGCCTCTCTGGAAGGTAGCTCCTCCCTGGAAGGTTGTTTGGCAGCCTATGTGAAGCACAGCATTCTGGCCTGGAGCACGTGCTCAGTTGAAGTTAACCAGGAAGTTAGTGAGAGAACAAATCATGGGCACTCCCCATGGCTCCAGAGAGCAGTGATGAGGTTGTGTGAATGAGGAGGGCTCTGGGGGGTCTCAAAGAAGGGAAATGAACATAGATTGAGCACCTCCTGGATACCAGCTCCTTGGTAGACTCTTCAAATGCAGCATCCAGTATCCTTCTTAAACAGCTCACATGGGTGGGATGTATCATCCccatttacaggtgaagaaatggGCTCAGAGGGGTTAGGATAACTGTGGACAAGTAGCTAGGGTTGGGATTTGACCCCAGGTCCACCTGGTTTCACATCTGACAATGCAATCTTAATAGCTGAAGCTCTGGGATCAGACAACTGGCTCAAGCTCTGCCTCTGCCCTTTACCCATCATGAgacctggagcctcagtttcctcatctgtaaaataaggataatgaaagtccctacttcacagggttgtaaTGAGGATCAAAGGAGATGAATGCCTGTCCCAGTGCTCAGCACAACACAGTTCCTGGCAGAGAGTATGTGCTCATTAAGGGgcagtctagggcttccctggtggcgcagtggttgagggtccgcctgccgatgcaggggacacgggttcgtgccccagtccgggaagctcccacatgccgcagagcggctgggcccgtgagccatggcctctgagcctgcgcgtccggagcctgtgttctacagcgggagaggccacaacagtgagatgcccgcgtaccacaaaaaaaaacaaacaaaaaaaaaccaaaaaccaattgtgtttctatacactagcaatgaacaatctgaagatgatattaagaaaaccattccatttacaatagcatcaaaaagaatagaatacttaggaataaatttaataagggAAGTTCAAGACTGTAcattaaaaactagaaaacataattgagagaaattaaagaagacgtAACTAAATGGAAAGATGTTCCATGTTCATGggttagaagacttaatattgttaaaatggtaatacttcccaaactgatctataCATTCAGTGTGATCCCTATGAGaatctcagcttttttttttttttcagaaatgaacaAGCCGATCATAATTCActtggaaatgcaagggacccagaatagccgaACAATTATTATGGATTGATATGTGTCTCCACGTAAAATATATGTGGAGTcataacccccagtacctcagaatgtgaccttatttaaagATAAGGCCGTTAGTCAAATTAAGATGATTACAGAGGTGGGCCCTAGTCTAATATGCCTGGTGTCCTTGTAAAAGggggaaatttagacacagagacagacgggtcagagggaagacaatgtgaagcCAGAGGGAGAatgccatctataagccaaggaatgtgtAAGGCTACCAGAAACTAGGAAAGAGGCATGGACTCTCTCACACAGcactcagaaggaaccaaccctgctaacaccttgatttcagacttgtaGCCTCTAGGATTGTGAGACAATTAACTTctcttgtttaagtcacccagacTGTGGTCCTTTGTTATGGCAACTCTGGCAAAATAATATGGCAaccctgaaaaagaagaacaaagctggggaattcacacttcccaatttcaaaacttactacaaaactacagtaatcaagatagtgtggtagtagcataaggatagacataaaAATTAACAGAGTAGAACTGAAAGCCCAGAAACAAGCTCCTTCATTCATGACCAATTGATTTTCAGTAAGGGCACCAAGACAGTTCAATAAGTAAAGAATAGGGTTTTTTCAACAAAAGATGTAGGGACAGCTGGaaaaccacatgcaaaagaatccctaattcataccatatacaaaaattaacttcagATGAATGTAATTCATTCATGTaacagctaaaactataaaattcttagaagaaatcatagaggtaaatctttatgaccttggattaAGCAAtcattttttagatatgacacaaaaaggccaagcaacaaaagaaaaaataaattaaacctcatcaaaataaagaatttttgtgTTGCAAAGGTTACTGTcagcaaagtgaaaagacaacccacagaatgggaaaaatagttgcaaatcatatattggataagagacttgtatctagaatatacgtAAATCTTTaccactcaacaataaaaaggcaaataatccaAATGGTCAAAAGATTtcagaagacatttctccaaaggagatataaaaAGGGCCAATAagcgcatgaaaagatgttcactaTTTTAGTCACTAGGGAAgtgcaactcaaaaccacaatgagataccacttcacacccactgggATGACTACAATCAAAACAAAAGATATTAAcaagcattggcaaggatgtggagtgaTTGAAatcctcacacactgctggtgggaacgtaaaatggtgcagctactttggaaaacagttcagcaGTTCCTGAAATGATGAAACAAAGAGTTGCTGTATGACCCAGAGTTTCCATTCCTAAGTATATAACCAAGAGAAATTAAGTCATATGTTTGCACAAAAACTGGTACATAAATGTTCTTAGTAGGGGAATCCATAAGAGccaaaaatgtggaaacaacccaactgcctatcaactgatggatggataaacaaaatgtggtatatccatacagtagactattcagccacagaaaggaatgaagtactgatatctGTTACAACatacatgaaccttgaaaacattatattagATGAAAGGAGTCATACACAAAAAACCATAtactgggatttccctggtggtccagtgggtaagactctgagcctccaatgcaggggggcccagttccatccctgcttggggaactagattctacatgcatgccacaactaagagtttgcatgccgcaactaaaagatcccgcatgccgcaactaagacctggcacagccaaagtaaataaacagtatttaaaaaccaaacaactccccccataaaaaacccaaaacccatatattgtgtgattctattctatgaaatgtccagaataggcaaatccatagattTGACAGAAAGTAGATGCGCGATTATCAGGGTCTCGGGGTGGTGGTGCGGGGAGGGATGGGAcgtgactgctaatgggcaccGGCTTGTTTTTGGGTGATGCTGATGCAAATGTTCTGGAAtaagatagtggtgatggttgcacaactttgtgaatatactaaaaaccactgaactgtacactctaAAGGGGTAAAtgttatggtatgtaaattacatttaaaaaaaaagttgagatttgggtttccctggtggtgcagtggttaagggtctgcctgccaatgcaggggacacaggttcgatccctggtccgggacgatcccacattgtgcagagcaactgggcccgtgcgccacaactgctgagcctgcgctctggagtctGCGAGCCGTGGGTGCTGAAGCCCcccgcgcctggagcctgtgctccgcaacaagagaggccactgcattgagaggcctgcgcaccgcaactaagagtggcccctgctcgccgcagctagagaaagcccgcacacagccatgaagacccaacgcagccaaaaataaataaatttatatttttttaaaaagttgacatttaaaaattgtggtctGCAAATGCTGGTAAAGTTGCAATGAAACTTGTagactccagggacttccctggcggtccagtggttaggactccgtgcttccactgcaaggggcatgggtttgatccccggctggggaactaagatcctgcaagccatgcagtacttccaaaacaaaacaagacaccTGTATACTTTGCTGGTGGCAGTTTAAATCGGCAGAGCAGTTTCAGAAAGTGTTACGCCAATGGCGACATGTAAGAAATGGAGAGGTCTCCATAAGGTATATGAGTTACTTTCCATGGCTAAAGCTTTCATCATGGATATTTAGTAAACAGCTAGTTGGCTGAAAAATGTACAGTTTAtggaaattcacataacatacaatAAACCAttataaagtatacaattcagtggcatttagtgtgTTTGCAATTTTGTGTAACTACCGCATCTCTCTAGTCACAAAACTCTTTCACTTCCCCAGCAATACACCCTGTAGCCATTAAGTAGTCACTCTCCattcccacccctacccccctcACCTCACACACCAATACCCCCATCCCCTGATGACCTGAAAACCATTAATCTGCTCTCTgcctctatggatttacctatccTGGATGTATCACATAAAAGCAATCATAcgatatgtgaccttttgtgtctggcttctttcacttagcaccatgtttttgaggttcatctaaGTTGCAGcacgtatcagtacttcattcctttttcatggccgaataatatttcactgtggctgcaccacaatttttttatccattcattcattgaagggcatttgggttgtttctaccttttgactattatgaataatactgctataaacatttatttatacatttctctGTGgtcttatgttttcatttctcttgactgTATagctaggaatggaattgctcgtcatatggtaattctgtgtttaatgttctgaaaaacaaacaagctcttttccacagtggttggATGATGCCGTTATAGAGCCTCAGCACCTTGGGCCTGAGCAGTTCTGCCAAGGGGCCCGAGGACTGAGGATACCCAGGGTGTATGTTGGGGGTGACTCTCAGGTAGGCCTGCTCTCTTAGAGGACCCTCAAATGACAGGGCAGAAGCAGGGCACTTCCCTCCAGTGGCCCTGAGACCCGGGGTAGGGATgatggaggaaagggggcaggaagACTGCTATTAACAACTCGAATCCCATTCCAAATGCAGGGAAGATGTGACTTAAGAGCCAGACCTCCTGCActcgaatcctggctctgcccagtGGCAGCTGTGTGACCTAATACAAGTTACTTCACAGCTCTGGGCCTAGTTTTGTCATCCATAAAACAGTGATGATAACAGGAACCAACCTCATAGGGTTAAAGTGAGGTTACATTGTGAAAACACGAGGCGAGAAACCAGAGCCAATGGGAGCCTGTTCTTGTGTCAGGACAGGGTCTCTCAGGGTGTCTGTCTCTCTGCTGGCTTGGGAGACTCCCGCTCCAAGGCGGGGCAGGACttacctctgggcctcagtgtcagGAACATGGCTGGCcgggagtgggaggtggggggatgggtggAGAGAATGAGGCGCTGGCAAATATTTGCTGATTCCAACAGTTGGATGTGCTGATTCAATGAGGGACAGGGTGAGGGTCATGCCTGGACTAGGTGCCAGATCCTCTCCTGGGGTTCCAGCTGGCACCTCGAGTTGGAGAGCCTGAGGATCAAACTTCTGCCAGAAATAACCAGCGCAGCTTCCTGAATCCTCTTTGGAAGCCTCCCTGGTGAGGCTGTTCCCTCTCCCATAACCTTGACACACAGGTACATTCAGGGCCTCATGAGAAAGAGGGagactgagaaagagagagagagaggcaggtaaCCAACCACACGAGATGCCACTACATACCCATTAAATTAATCAAATGTAAAAGACTGATAagaccaagtgttggcaagggtcTGGAACAATTGGACCCCACCTATATGGCCGGTGGGTGTGCAGAAATGGAACAGTcaatttggaagacagtttggcaccTTCTTTAAAAGTTAAGCATACACTCTCTATATGACCCTGCGATTCCACTCTTAGATATTTACTATTTACAAAATGAAAGCATACGTCCACACAAGGACTTATctgaaaatgttcatagcaactttattgaaaataaccaaaaaatagaaatcactcagatatccatcaatggatgaatggataaaatgtggCATGTCAtatatggaatactattcagcaagaaaagagaactactagttgaatctcaaaaacattatgctaagagacAGAAGCTGGTAAAAGAATGATTTCATTTCtatgacattttagaaaaggcAAACTATAGCAACAGAAAGCGATTTAGTGGTTGTGAGGGACCAGGGTCAGGGCAGTGCAAAGTGGCgtaaaggaacttttttttttttaagatttttttttttgatgtggatcatttttaaagtctttattgaatttgttacaatattgcctctattttatgttttggctttttggccacgaggcatgtgggatcccagctcccccaccagggattgaacccacaccccccgcATCAGAAGGCgaagtcctaacaactggaccgctagggaagtccctaaaggaacttttctgagCAATGGATGCATCCTAAAACTTGATGTGATGGTGGTTGTATGTCTTATACATTTATCCCAATTTATCAAACAGTACACCTAAAATGGGTGAATTtgattgtatgtaaattattccacaataaagctgttaaaaaaaataagattaactaAAACTAGTCCTAAAAATTAGTTCTGGGAATCCACTTTTGGGAAGTATACTGTGCATATGCAGTACTGAAAAACAGAGGCATGCATgccataggtgctcaataaatgctttcaggatgcgggggtgggggggtgggggggggagcatTAGGACCAGGCAGTGTTCTTTGGAAGGAAAGCTCCTTCCGGCTCCAGAGTTGGTCATCTCAAGCTTAAGGTTATGCTAGCCTGCCATCTGGTGGCCATAGTTGGCAATGCAGGAATCTCCAACCTTCAAGCCCAACTTCAGGAGGCTCTATAGTGGGGCAGTAAGAAGGGGGACCTTCCTCCTGGGAAACCTGGTGCCCAGAGGGTCAGAGATAGGGAGTCCTGGAGCTATGAGAAGAGGGATACAGCTTCTTAATAATAGAGAGAAAGTGCTTTGGTGGCACAAACAGGCAGAGTGAACATAACTGGTACCTCTACATATTGAGATAAAATGTAAGATAGGGTTTTTTTGTGGGCGGGAGATGGTGCAGGGGGAATAAAAGTTTGGGGAAAACAATGAGATAAGTAGGAAAACTAATCACGTGGATACCCACAGTGAATTGGTGAGTTGGGTGATGCTcagcagagggggtgggggaggggggcagggtagCAAGGGGAATTCTAAAAGGCAAGAGGAGACCTCCCTGGATGAAGAGGCCCTTGGGAGCCAGCCGACAAGAGTCTCTTCCCCTAGATATGCCTGGATCTTCTGACCCCTCAATCCTACTTCCAGGAAACATCCCACAGATAAACATCTCCATGGATGTGCTACAGTCATGTAAAGCTTGGGCCCTACAGTGTCTGCAGAACCACTGAGAATGAAGACAAACTTCCGGAGGCAGTGACTGAGGAACCTGCCTGCTTCTCCTGGCCAGTGGGCAGCTGGTCCAGGCTCCAGGGACCCATGGACAAGCCCACTCTGAGTTCCTACAAAAAATGGCGTCAGTTACCTCCGTGGGACACTGATAAGTGAATGAGTAGGTTGTTTAAATGTCAATGATAGACGACACTTAATCTAGGGGGACAATGAGTGGGGACAGGGACATTTACATTCTTAGTAGTTGGGAGCCTCAGTGGGGCTGAGATCTCAGAGCTCCCAGGCTCCTGGTATCCAGGCTTCTATTGGCCATTTACAGATGGAAAGCATGGGGGCCTTGCTGAGAGCCAAGTGTGGGCGACATGCCCCAAAGCACCTTCcttcagagggagaagagaaagagagtggggtgggagtggaggtgagGAAGGGAGGATAGGGCCCAGGGCCCAGTGGGGTGTTGAGGAAGGTAAACTTCCATTGGGGTTCGCTCATCCAGCTTCCTGGGAGGGTTTATGGATTGTGTCTAACAAGAGAGGACCCATGGCAGGCTTGGGAACATCATGCAGTAGGTTCTTCAATGtttgctggatggatggatgggtagacaaatgaatgaatgaatgaatggctatgtgaatgaaggaaaaaactaCTGGCTCCTCACTGGGTGTGTGTGGGCACATCCAGCAGACCCCCACCTACACTCaagcccacccctccacccccctccccccagacgCAGGCAGTTACAGTTCTGTGTGCTTCTCCTTGGCCTCCATTAGCTCCCGTATCTTCTGGGGTAGGATCTTCGTCCAGAACTGCAGCCTGTGGGCCTTCAGGGCTCGGCCCACTGCAGGCTGCGTGTTCAGCTGCATGTACTGCTCCTCCTGGTTGAACACAGGCCAGTGGGGCAGACCCTCGCCGTTGGGGTTCCTGTAGACATGCCCTCCCGTGGGGCAGTGTGAAGGTCACTCTGGGCCCTACCCAGCCCAGACAGAGCACCGTGACTGGGGTCAGGCAAGGCAGCCAAACCAGCttggggaatgggggtggggttccagaaggaggaaagaaactaCCTCCCACCAGAGCGTCAGCTCCGCAGGGGACAGGGCGGCCTCTGTCCCTTCCTGATAGAGGGAGGCTCTGCAGATAACAGCACTGTCACCCCCCATCCAGGTCACCCCAAGATGGAATGAGTGTCCAGCACCCATAAGGCCCCTTTCTGTCCAGGAGGGtcctggagctggggagggggctgccatGCAATTAAGGACACATCCGCTAATGAAGTCACCACAGACAAGGGGAGCCCAGGATGGGCTcaagccctgccctccccaccgtGGAGGTTAAAGTAGGAGTGTGACATCTCACCCATTTCGAGCAAAGTTGGCCCAATACTTCATCATCTTCCTGCTCAGCAGCTCCTCCTCCTCAGTGAGTTGGACTACAGAGCAAGAGGACAAGGGTCCAAGTTAGGGCAACTCCAGTCCGGCATGTGGGTCATTCCCCCTCACCCCATCCCAGGCTCCTCCCTGCCATCCCAAGGCCTGGCTCTCTGCCCGCTCCCCAGGCCCTCTCCTTGCCCAAACCCCATATATTCATCCCGGCCTCTGGCTGACCCAACACTGGGCTCATCCCTGACCCAGAAGGCTCCCTTCTTCTGACAGCAGAAGgccatttaagaaataaatatggggcttccctggtggcgcagtggttgagagtctgcctgccgatgcaggggacacgggttcgtgccccggtctgggaagatcccacatgccgcggagcgcctgggcccgtgagccatggctgctgagcctgcgcgtccagagcctgtgctccgcaacgggagaggccacaacagtgagaggcccacgtaccgcaaaaaaaaaaaaaaagaaagaaagaaatatgaaaaagaaagaaagcaaggaaggaaggaatgaaggaagggaaggaaagaaagagagagagaaaggaaggaagaaagaaagaaaggagggagggaggaaagaaaagaaagaaaaaaggaagaaagaaagagagagagagagagagagagggagggagggagggagggaggaaggaaggaaggaaggaaggaaggaagaaagaaagaggcctTTCAAACACCCCCTCTGCACCCATGCCAGAAACCCAAGgtcagggtggggagaggtggagggagcACGGGTTCCAGTCTGAAGAATGCTACACTCCAATTCAAGCTCAATCTTTCTAGCTGTCACGTCTTGGACACCTGATCCCCTCCTcccgctgagcctcagtttcctcgtctgtacaGTGAGGGCAATCACCCTCACTCAGGGTCTTAGCCAATGTCCCATCCCACATCCTGGGAATGAGGAGCCTCTGAGAGACCCCCACCTAGGAAGACTCACTGTGGCTGCTCCCGAAAAGGCTTCTGAAGATGAAGTGAACCTCATCTCCATGGTCTGCCCTCACATAGCTCGGCCTGAAATCCCTGAAGAAGCTCGGCTGATGCTGGAACTCGTAGAAGTAGACAGGGGCAGAGGAACCTGGGGAGGTGCGGAAGACGGGCCGTGACCTGGCAGCCCCTCACCTGGAGCTTTCTTGCATCACCCATGGTGATGACATAGCTAAGTCCAAAGCTGGTTGGAATCTGGACAATGGGGTGGAGGAGCCCCAGGCTGGAGCAAGGGCAGTgggaagggcctgggttcaaattgtGGCCTTGGAACTTCCTAGGCTATGGTTTTAGGCAAGTCACTGAAGGTCACTGAACATGTTTCCTCCTCCGTAAAATGGGGTAAATGTCTGTCTCTTAGACTAGCCATGAGGATTTACCACGATGAAGGATATCAAGTGCCGGGCACCAATAAATAGACATGGTCTAGGTTTTGGACACCAGTAGACCTCATCTGGCACCTGCAGCTCTGAGTGGCCCCCTAGCCAGTCTGGCCTTAGTGCAGATGTACTCACACTGCAACTTTGCTACTTGGAGTGCAGGGATCACGAAGATGCAGTCCCCCAGGATCTCATGGAACTGGATTCGGAGGGTCTGGGGGTCCTCACTTTCCCCTATGTACTCCTCCATCAACAGGTCACCAAACTCAGGCGGCATCATCTGCGCCAGGGGATCAGGAAGAGGCAGGTTAGGCAGGCTGGCGGGGCCGGGACGCAGCAGAGGCAGGACCGGGAGACGGATCCTGGGATGGGATAGGGAATCGGGGGAAGGGGCCAAGCTCTGGGCGAGGGGTGCTGTATGCACAGGATATCTGGGGGCTGGGTTTCCCGTGCCTTGGGAGAGGAAAGGAGCCCCCTCCCCATGTGGGCAGGTCCCCAGGAACCTCACCATCATTTTTGATATTTTCTGCAAGTCATCCTTTATGGTCTCTCTGTCCATTTCCTTCTGGGCGTCAGAATTGTTCATGAACTGGGTGGTGGGGGAGTCGAGTTGGAGATAGGATGGGCCTGGAGCTACGAAGCCCCGAGGCCTTCCCCCTGGATGGGCTCCCCCGCACCTGGAGGCTTGGGAGTGGGCCTCACCGAGGGGAGGATCCAACTATACTCATCGCTGTTTACACCAATGATGCTGGGGACAGGGTGCAAGTCGGCAGAGGCCAGCAGCTCCTGGGGGTGCTTGGGCAGGAAGATCCCGTCCACCAGGCCAGGGATGATGCTGAAGGGCTAAGGGACACTCAAGGTCAGGTTGCAGACAATTTCTGATGCCGCAGACATCTTCCACCCCTTCCTGGCTCGTCCCAGAATGCTcacacccaccccagcgggtCCTATACCTGCCTCAGCATGGCCTGGCCTCGATTTCCCATCCAGGGCTGTGAGGACACCAAGGTGAGGAGCtacagtaacttgcccagggagGATGAAGGGCACCCAGGCTTGCCTGCCCCACACCTACTGGACCCTTCCCTCCACAGCCATGTCCATCAGTCAAACCTTGCTGATGGCCAGAATCTCCTCTTCACTCTTGTGCCGCAGGCAGTCCACCAGGGCCTCTGAGTCAACCTGGCCACAGGCAGACAGGTTGGCCACCACCTGTAAAGAGACCAGGCAGCGGCTGGCTCATGCTTCCAGGTAGGGGAGAGAGGTTTGCCCAGTGCCCCAGTTGGAGGCAGGTGTACCCCAAATCTCACAGAGTATTGTGAATGGATTCCTACAGTTTTGAAATTGTTCCAACTTCCCTGATGCTCAGAGGACTCTGCCAGGGGGGCCATCCCACCTGCCTAGATGGTCCTGCCTATGATGGGGGCCCCCAGCACAGCAGTCTTGTGGGCCACAGAATGCACTCAGCCTCTGCACTGACAGAGGTCTGTGAATTCTGACCCTTGAACAATCCCCACATAGGTGGCTGTTTCCAAGGTCCTCTGATGGCAGGGGAGTCCttgttatccccatttaacagagaGAGTAATGGAGGCTGAGAGGTAAGAGATGGGGCAGCAGGTCTGGGCTTCCCACGGTTGGGGGCACTCACTGTGGAGACCACGTCAGATGAGTTGGCGGTGAAGTTGGGCAGCAGGGCCACGCCACTCTCCATGATGGCACAGTGGAAGAGTCCTTTGGACATGGGGGACACAACATGCAAAGACACGCTCATGCCACCCGCAGATGCGCCAAAAATGGTGACATGGTCAGGGTCGCCTCCAAAGTAGATGATATTCTGCTGGACCCAGCGTAATGCGGCCACTTGATCCAGGTAGCCCCAGTTGCCAGTTGCGTGTTTGTCTCCAGTGCTGAGAGGTGGCAGGGATGAGGGTCATGGGAGTGTCCTGGCTCCATCAGCCTGCGTTGCCGAGCCCAGCCCCAGTCTCACCTGAAGAAGCCCAGCAAACCCAGGCGGTACTGGATAACGACTACCACCACGTCCTCGAAGGCCGCCAGAGCAGAGCCGTCATACGTGGAAGCCATGCCCATGACAAAGCCACCGCCGTGGATCCACACCATCACCTGGCGAATCCAACGCACAGACACCATATGGCTCCCACCAAGCCCAAACCCCATCAGCGCTGCTACCTAAACTAACCACCACTTTGGCTCTGTCCTCCTAGCCACACGGACAGAACTCCAGCAAGACAAAGTGGTGTCTTCACGACCTAGGCTGAAGGCAACCCAAGTTCTATCAGGAAAACCGGGCCTCCCACACTTTGGGGCCCGTCCCACATACCGAAGCCCGGCTCCATTTCTCCCAGAACCCTCTCTGACATGGAAAGAAAAGGGATGTCTCTCTGATCACCCCACATGCATGCACATTAATTACAAGTGTGCTCTATTCTCATTGGCCCAACAGATAATCCATGGCTGGGGTCTC contains the following coding sequences:
- the CES2 gene encoding cocaine esterase isoform X12; translated protein: MSVGSAKKTCEPTMQLDRLRKRLRAVAFGVLLLLVPGQGEAPTRGGRYRGQDSASPVRTTHTGQVRGSLVHVKNTDVGIHTFLGIPFAKPPLGLLRFAPPEPPESWSGIKDGTSHPAKCLQDFASVKRMTLKLLNVTLPSTSMSEDCLYLNIYTPAHSHEGSKLPVMVWIHGGGFVMGMASTYDGSALAAFEDVVVVVIQYRLGLLGFFSTGDKHATGNWGYLDQVAALRWVQQNIIYFGGDPDHVTIFGASAGGMSVSLHVVSPMSKGLFHCAIMESGVALLPNFTANSSDVVSTVVANLSACGQVDSEALVDCLRHKSEEEILAISKPFSIIPGLVDGIFLPKHPQELLASADLHPVPSIIGVNSDEYSWILPSFMNNSDAQKEMDRETIKDDLQKISKMMMMPPEFGDLLMEEYIGESEDPQTLRIQFHEILGDCIFVIPALQVAKLQCSSAPVYFYEFQHQPSFFRDFRPSYVRADHGDEVHFIFRSLFGSSHSESS
- the CES2 gene encoding cocaine esterase isoform X10, producing the protein MSVGSAKKTCEPTMQLDRLRKRLRAVAFGVLLLLVPGQGQDSASPVRTTHTGQVRGSLVHVKNTDVGIHTFLGIPFAKPPLGLLRFAPPEPPESWSGIKDGTSHPAKCLQDFASVKRMTLKLLNVTLPSTSMSEDCLYLNIYTPAHSHEGSKLPVMVWIHGGGFVMGMASTYDGSALAAFEDVVVVVIQYRLGLLGFFSTGDKHATGNWGYLDQVAALRWVQQNIIYFGGDPDHVTIFGASAGGMSVSLHVVSPMSKGLFHCAIMESGVALLPNFTANSSDVVSTVVANLSACGQVDSEALVDCLRHKSEEEILAISKPFSIIPGLVDGIFLPKHPQELLASADLHPVPSIIGVNSDEYSWILPSFMNNSDAQKEMDRETIKDDLQKISKMMMMPPEFGDLLMEEYIGESEDPQTLRIQFHEILGDCIFVIPALQVAKLQCSSAPVYFYEFQHQPSFFRDFRPSYVRADHGDEVHFIFRSLFGSSHIQLTEEEELLSRKMMKYWANFARNGNPNGEGLPHWPVFNQEEQYMQLNTQPAVGRALKAHRLQFWTKILPQKIRELMEAKEKHTEL
- the CES2 gene encoding cocaine esterase isoform X11, with amino-acid sequence MSVGSAKKTCEPTMQLDRLRKRLRAVAFGVLLLLVPGQGEAPTRGGRYRGQDSASPVRTTHTGQVRGSLVHVKNTDVGIHTFLGIPFAKPPLGLLRFAPPEPPESWSGIKDGTSHPAKCLQDFASVKRMTLKLLNVTLPSTSMSEDCLYLNIYTPAHSHEGSKLPVMVWIHGGGFVMGMASTYDGSALAAFEDVVVVVIQYRLGLLGFFSTGDKHATGNWGYLDQVAALRWVQQNIIYFGGDPDHVTIFGASAGGMSVSLHVVSPMSKGLFHCAIMESGVALLPNFTANSSDVVSTVVANLSACGQVDSEALVDCLRHKSEEEILAISKPFSIIPGLVDGIFLPKHPQELLASADLHPVPSIIGVNSDEYSWILPSFMNNSDAQKEMDRETIKDDLQKISKMMMMPPEFGDLLMEEYIGESEDPQTLRIQFHEILGDCIFVIPALQVAKLQCSSAPVYFYEFQHQPSFFRDFRPSYVRADHGDEVHFIFRSLFGSSHIQLTEEEELLSRKMMKYWANFARNGRSSTCS
- the CES2 gene encoding cocaine esterase isoform X9, yielding MSVGSAKKTCEPTMQLDRLRKRLRAVAFGVLLLLVPGQGEAPTRGGRYRGQDSASPVRTTHTGQVRGSLVHVKNTDVGIHTFLGIPFAKPPLGLLRFAPPEPPESWSGIKDGTSHPAKCLQDFASVKRMTLKLLNVTLPSTSMSEDCLYLNIYTPAHSHEGSKLPVMVWIHGGGFVMGMASTYDGSALAAFEDVVVVVIQYRLGLLGFFSTGDKHATGNWGYLDQVAALRWVQQNIIYFGGDPDHVTIFGASAGGMSVSLHVVSPMSKGLFHCAIMESGVALLPNFTANSSDVVSTVVANLSACGQVDSEALVDCLRHKSEEEILAISKPFSIIPGLVDGIFLPKHPQELLASADLHPVPSIIGVNSDEYSWILPSFMNNSDAQKEMDRETIKDDLQKISKMMMMPPEFGDLLMEEYIGESEDPQTLRIQFHEILGDCIFVIPALQVAKLQCSSAPVYFYEFQHQPSFFRDFRPSYVRADHGDEVHFIFRSLFGSSHIQLTEEEELLSRKMMKYWANFARNGNPNGEGLPHWPVFNQEEQYMQLNTQPAVGRALKAHRLQFWTKILPQKIRELMEAKEKHTEL